One segment of Neobacillus endophyticus DNA contains the following:
- a CDS encoding pyruvate kinase: MTIDRICTIGPVSESKDILFELMKHGMTMARLNFSHGTHESHGEVIGLIKSLREETGHPIKILGDLQGPKIRLGKLNKEKVTLKEGQDFTLFIDEVDGYEQQASVDYRGIVKDVKPGNKILLNDGAVELTVLNLDDSKVVTKVIREGDISSHKGVNLPGIVTSLPAITEKDRQDIQFLLKEEVDFIACSFVRRASHLQEIRQFVRRETGKTPKLVAKIETMEALKHFQEICSEADAIMVARGDLGVELPYQWIPLLQKAMIAECNRNHTYVITATQMLQSMVENPLPTRAEVMDVFQAVLDGTNAVMLSAESAAGDYPVQSIETLKLVSQFAERVKREAPFDMKDMLNLLNETMRTPE; this comes from the coding sequence ATGACAATTGATCGGATTTGCACAATAGGGCCTGTCAGTGAGAGTAAGGATATTCTGTTTGAGTTAATGAAGCATGGTATGACGATGGCCCGGCTAAATTTTTCTCACGGCACACATGAAAGTCATGGAGAGGTAATTGGTTTAATAAAATCGCTGCGTGAAGAGACTGGTCATCCAATTAAAATTTTGGGGGATCTACAAGGTCCTAAAATTCGATTGGGAAAACTGAATAAAGAAAAAGTCACCCTTAAAGAGGGACAAGACTTTACTCTATTCATTGACGAAGTAGATGGATATGAGCAACAAGCAAGTGTGGATTATCGAGGGATCGTAAAAGATGTAAAACCTGGTAATAAAATCTTATTAAATGATGGTGCAGTAGAATTAACGGTATTAAATTTAGATGATTCAAAAGTAGTAACGAAGGTAATAAGAGAAGGTGATATCTCATCTCATAAAGGTGTAAATCTTCCTGGAATTGTTACAAGCTTACCTGCCATTACCGAAAAAGACCGCCAGGATATTCAATTTTTATTAAAAGAAGAAGTTGATTTCATTGCTTGCTCATTCGTCAGGAGGGCATCTCACCTACAGGAAATCCGTCAATTTGTAAGGCGTGAAACTGGAAAGACACCAAAGTTGGTTGCGAAAATAGAAACCATGGAGGCGTTAAAACATTTTCAAGAAATTTGCAGCGAAGCGGACGCGATTATGGTTGCAAGGGGGGACTTGGGAGTAGAGCTGCCTTATCAATGGATCCCGCTCTTGCAAAAAGCGATGATCGCGGAATGTAATCGGAATCATACATATGTCATAACAGCAACACAAATGCTTCAGTCCATGGTGGAAAATCCGCTTCCAACACGTGCAGAAGTAATGGACGTTTTTCAGGCAGTGTTGGATGGGACGAACGCTGTCATGCTATCTGCAGAAAGTGCAGCAGGTGATTATCCGGTTCAAAGTATAGAAACCCTTAAGCTGGTCTCTCAATTCGCAGAGCGGGTTAAACGTGAAGCGCCTTTTGATATGAAAGACATGTTAAATTTACTCAACGAGACAATGAGAACACCTGAATAA
- a CDS encoding TerC family protein, with protein MLMNFLQEIGNNYSTFFSLKEFQSVVTDPASWGVIGTLIILEGLLSADNALVLAVMVKHLPKQQRKKALFYGIFGAYFFRFLVIGLGVSLIKISWIKIVCGHYLLLIVFQNLFVKNGDDDEVHIKKMSFWRTVLTVELMDISFSFDSVLAAFGVSNQEWVLFLGGVLGILMMRGVANLFLALIEKVPEFETTAFVLIAIIGVKMIVSSFGFHMDEMIFFSIIIAIFLGTFIIHLFKKNSRNEPI; from the coding sequence ATTCTAATGAACTTTCTTCAAGAAATAGGAAATAACTATAGTACATTTTTTTCCTTGAAAGAATTTCAAAGTGTTGTAACTGATCCGGCAAGCTGGGGAGTTATTGGGACACTTATAATTCTTGAAGGATTATTATCAGCAGATAACGCCTTGGTTTTAGCAGTTATGGTTAAGCATCTGCCGAAGCAGCAAAGAAAGAAGGCTTTATTTTATGGAATCTTTGGTGCCTATTTTTTTCGATTTTTAGTTATTGGTCTAGGTGTATCGCTCATTAAAATTTCCTGGATTAAAATTGTTTGCGGTCACTATTTACTTTTAATCGTGTTTCAAAACTTGTTTGTGAAAAATGGGGATGATGACGAAGTCCATATTAAAAAAATGAGCTTTTGGAGAACGGTTCTAACGGTAGAGCTCATGGATATTTCGTTTAGTTTTGATAGTGTCCTCGCCGCATTTGGGGTCTCTAACCAAGAATGGGTATTGTTCCTAGGCGGGGTATTAGGCATATTAATGATGCGCGGAGTCGCCAATTTGTTTCTGGCCCTCATTGAAAAAGTACCCGAATTCGAAACAACAGCCTTTGTTCTCATTGCGATTATTGGCGTTAAAATGATCGTCTCCTCCTTTGGATTCCATATGGATGAAATGATTTTCTTCAGTATCATCATCGCCATCTTCCTTGGAACCTTTATTATCCACTTGTTTAAGAAAAATTCTAGAAATGAACCAATTTAA
- a CDS encoding amino acid permease: MSKKELSRGLEARHIEMIALGGTIGVGLFMGSASTIKWTGPSVMLAYAIAGIFIFFIMRSMGEMLYLEPTTGSFATFAHKYIHPLAGYMTAWSYWFQWVVVGMAEITAIGMYMNYWFPTLPQWIPGIIAMIILGLANLVSVKYYGEFEFWFALIKVLTIVVMIIAGLGLIFFGFGNHGHAIGIANIWKNGGFFTGGLKGFFFALSLVIGAYQGVELIGITAGEAKNPTTTLRKAINNIIWRILIFYIGAIFIIVSVYPWNQLGSIGSPFVSTFAKIGITAAAGIINFVVITAALSGSNSGIYSSGRMLYTLAMNGQAPKAFAKISKSGVPSNCIYATLLGLVIGVILNYFGHKGLFIYIYSASVLPGMVPWFALIISQLKFRKEKASEMASHPFKMPFAPFSNYATIVFLLLVLVGMWINPDTRVSLIVGFVFLAIVTASFYIFKMEKRVPLNPIAEDSGSEKDVAI; encoded by the coding sequence TTGTCAAAGAAAGAATTAAGCAGAGGTCTTGAAGCACGGCATATCGAGATGATTGCCTTGGGCGGCACAATTGGTGTTGGATTATTTATGGGTTCAGCCAGCACGATAAAATGGACAGGACCATCTGTTATGCTTGCTTATGCCATTGCTGGAATTTTTATATTTTTTATTATGCGATCAATGGGAGAAATGCTTTATTTAGAGCCTACTACTGGTTCATTTGCCACCTTTGCCCATAAGTACATTCATCCTTTGGCAGGTTATATGACTGCTTGGAGTTATTGGTTTCAGTGGGTTGTAGTGGGAATGGCTGAAATCACGGCTATTGGAATGTATATGAATTACTGGTTTCCGACCCTTCCTCAATGGATACCGGGGATAATCGCCATGATCATCCTAGGACTCGCTAACCTAGTTTCTGTTAAATATTATGGAGAATTTGAATTTTGGTTTGCACTCATTAAAGTGCTAACCATTGTAGTCATGATTATCGCCGGGCTCGGTCTTATATTTTTTGGATTCGGAAACCATGGCCATGCAATCGGAATCGCAAATATTTGGAAAAATGGCGGGTTTTTCACTGGCGGTTTGAAAGGATTTTTCTTTGCTCTTTCACTTGTAATAGGGGCATATCAAGGAGTGGAACTAATTGGTATCACTGCAGGTGAAGCTAAAAATCCTACGACAACATTGAGAAAAGCGATTAATAATATCATCTGGCGTATTTTAATTTTCTATATCGGTGCAATTTTTATCATTGTATCTGTATATCCATGGAACCAGCTAGGATCGATTGGCAGCCCATTTGTTTCGACATTTGCCAAGATTGGAATTACCGCTGCTGCTGGTATTATTAATTTTGTCGTTATTACAGCAGCTCTATCCGGCTCCAATAGCGGAATTTATAGTTCAGGCCGGATGCTTTATACTTTGGCAATGAATGGCCAAGCACCCAAAGCTTTTGCCAAAATTTCCAAAAGCGGTGTACCGTCAAACTGTATTTACGCTACCCTACTGGGCCTTGTTATTGGCGTTATATTAAACTATTTTGGCCATAAAGGACTTTTTATCTATATTTACAGCGCAAGCGTTCTTCCAGGAATGGTACCGTGGTTTGCTTTAATTATCAGCCAGTTGAAATTCAGAAAGGAAAAGGCTTCTGAGATGGCCAGCCACCCGTTCAAAATGCCTTTTGCTCCCTTCAGCAACTATGCAACCATTGTATTTTTACTTTTAGTGCTTGTAGGAATGTGGATTAATCCCGATACACGTGTATCACTAATTGTTGGCTTTGTGTTTCTCGCTATTGTAACCGCAAGTTTTTACATTTTTAAAATGGAAAAGCGTGTACCTTTAAATCCAATCGCAGAAGATTCAGGGTCAGAAAAAGATGTTGCTATATAA